Proteins encoded by one window of Clostridium cagae:
- a CDS encoding YwqJ-related putative deaminase, whose amino-acid sequence MYVVFQIINTIKIINEEKIEESLNDYQLGNCAEVDGVNQALNNNANLEDLYIYTIDTTTNNFGTPKPSCENCTYTFKGKVSHIISDK is encoded by the coding sequence ATATATGTTGTATTTCAAATAATTAATACAATAAAAATTATAAATGAAGAGAAAATAGAAGAATCATTAAATGATTATCAACTAGGTAATTGTGCAGAAGTAGATGGAGTAAATCAAGCATTAAATAATAATGCTAATTTAGAAGATTTATATATCTATACAATAGATACAACTACAAATAATTTTGGAACTCCAAAGCCATCTTGTGAAAATTGCACATATACATTTAAAGGAAAAGTTAGTCATATAATAAGTGATAAGTAA
- a CDS encoding endonuclease V encodes MFSNIKSEKEAIDIQQELNKFISFNTKLSLNDIKNVAGVDLAYWKYNEVEYAVCCISVIDYSSQNIVENVSSMGEIDFPYIPGCLAFRELPLILETVKKLKNTPELYIFDGNGYLHPHHMGIATHAGIYLNKPTIGVAKSYYKIDNTNFIMPENIEGAYTDIVIHGNIYGRALRTHKNVKPIFISVGNYIDLETSTQIISGLVTKESHIPMPTRLADIETHKIRELYKRKIK; translated from the coding sequence ATGTTTTCAAATATAAAAAGTGAAAAAGAAGCTATTGATATACAGCAAGAATTAAATAAATTTATATCTTTTAATACAAAATTATCATTGAATGATATAAAAAATGTTGCTGGTGTTGATTTAGCTTATTGGAAGTATAATGAAGTGGAGTATGCTGTATGTTGTATCAGTGTAATTGATTATAGTTCTCAAAATATAGTGGAAAATGTTAGTTCAATGGGAGAGATTGATTTTCCATATATTCCAGGATGTCTTGCTTTTAGAGAACTTCCGCTAATATTGGAAACTGTGAAAAAGTTAAAAAATACTCCTGAGTTGTATATATTTGATGGAAATGGGTATTTACATCCACATCATATGGGGATAGCTACCCACGCAGGAATATATTTAAATAAACCTACAATTGGTGTGGCAAAAAGTTACTATAAAATAGATAATACTAATTTTATAATGCCTGAAAATATAGAAGGTGCATATACAGATATAGTAATACATGGTAATATTTATGGACGTGCATTAAGAACACATAAAAATGTAAAACCTATTTTTATATCAGTAGGTAACTATATAGATTTAGAGACTTCAACACAAATTATAAGTGGTTTAGTGACTAAAGAAAGTCATATTCCTATGCCTACAAGATTGGCAGATATAGAAACACACAAAATAAGAGAATTATATAAGCGTAAAATTAAGTAG
- a CDS encoding toxin-antitoxin system YwqK family antitoxin: MEKSVLTEEMILQIGIEFSGDVCYSGEYGQQVFDKPMEDGGKPIDGIIYEKNEDGHVGYYKNYKNGIPNGESVEFYASGRLRSKCIMDRGTIDGEKIAWYENGKIKSKKNCKYGLVIECYEWDEEGNLINKKKNLTEGEKKIFDKYEKLEARRRSKL, encoded by the coding sequence ATGGAAAAAAGTGTTTTAACAGAAGAAATGATATTACAAATTGGGATAGAATTTTCAGGTGACGTATGCTATTCTGGAGAATATGGGCAACAAGTTTTTGATAAACCAATGGAAGATGGTGGGAAACCAATTGACGGAATTATATATGAGAAAAATGAAGATGGTCATGTAGGGTATTATAAAAATTATAAAAATGGAATTCCAAATGGCGAATCAGTTGAATTTTATGCATCTGGACGTTTGAGAAGTAAATGCATAATGGATAGAGGGACTATTGATGGGGAGAAAATTGCGTGGTATGAAAATGGCAAAATTAAATCAAAAAAGAATTGTAAATACGGATTGGTTATTGAATGTTATGAATGGGATGAGGAAGGAAATTTAATAAATAAAAAAAAGAATCTAACAGAAGGAGAGAAAAAGATATTTGATAAATATGAGAAGCTTGAAGCAAGAAGACGTAGTAAATTATAA
- a CDS encoding endonuclease V produces MKIKFVHDFNIKTEETFSKIQLDFAHKIVLENRFDIKNIKICSGVDLAYWMKDEEEYAVCCIVVINYKTKEVLEKVYSYGKINEPYIPGYLAFRELPLIIKAVEKLKIEPDIFIFDGNGYLHFNHMGSATHASFFLNKPTIGVAKSYLKIKGIDFEMPKEEIGSYNDIIIDNEVYGRVLRSRRNVKPIFISCGNYIDLETSTEIIMNLLDKDSRIPIPVRLADLETHIMRGKLKNL; encoded by the coding sequence ATGAAAATAAAATTTGTTCACGATTTTAATATTAAAACTGAAGAAACGTTTTCTAAAATCCAACTTGATTTTGCTCATAAAATTGTATTAGAAAACAGATTTGATATTAAAAATATAAAAATTTGTTCAGGAGTAGATCTTGCATATTGGATGAAGGATGAAGAAGAATATGCTGTATGTTGTATAGTAGTTATTAATTATAAAACAAAAGAAGTATTAGAAAAAGTATATAGTTATGGGAAGATAAATGAACCATATATACCAGGATACTTAGCATTTAGAGAGTTACCTTTGATTATTAAAGCTGTTGAAAAATTAAAGATAGAGCCTGATATATTTATATTTGATGGGAATGGATATTTACATTTTAATCATATGGGAAGTGCAACACATGCTTCATTTTTCTTAAACAAACCAACAATAGGTGTAGCAAAAAGTTATCTTAAAATAAAAGGAATAGATTTTGAAATGCCTAAAGAGGAAATAGGATCATATAATGATATAATTATAGATAATGAAGTTTATGGAAGAGTATTAAGAAGTAGACGTAATGTTAAACCAATATTTATTTCATGTGGAAACTATATTGACTTAGAAACAAGCACGGAGATAATAATGAATTTATTAGATAAAGACAGTAGAATTCCAATTCCAGTTAGATTAGCTGATTTAGAAACACATATTATGAGGGGAAAATTAAAGAATTTATAG
- the cdiI gene encoding ribonuclease toxin immunity protein CdiI, whose translation MYQNQEFIDMMEKNYLDKGQVINVLNIYVYGSKFLQHLDKFINKEGEREQFYGVVYSEDFEKDDDGYFGENKILFYAGDYDDIIDYEDLYLYLYFTCEFYIEKHEDEKEIVQEKLLLIEEAYGIE comes from the coding sequence ATGTATCAAAACCAAGAGTTTATTGATATGATGGAAAAGAATTATTTAGATAAAGGTCAAGTTATTAATGTACTAAATATATATGTATATGGAAGTAAGTTTTTGCAACACCTAGATAAATTTATAAACAAGGAAGGTGAAAGAGAACAGTTTTATGGAGTGGTTTATTCAGAAGACTTTGAGAAAGATGATGATGGGTATTTTGGAGAAAATAAAATTTTATTTTATGCAGGTGATTATGATGATATTATAGATTATGAGGATTTATATTTATATTTATATTTTACATGTGAGTTTTATATTGAAAAGCATGAGGATGAAAAAGAAATAGTGCAAGAAAAACTTTTACTAATAGAAGAGGCATATGGTATAGAGTAA
- a CDS encoding immunity protein YezG family protein, with product MNSEIGRLEREIRWAYDKLGIVPEDEYEKVFLEEYLKEQGKNL from the coding sequence ATAAATAGTGAAATTGGAAGACTGGAAAGAGAGATAAGATGGGCATATGATAAATTGGGAATAGTACCAGAAGATGAATACGAGAAAGTATTTTTAGAAGAGTATTTAAAAGAACAAGGCAAAAATTTATGA
- a CDS encoding DUF4280 domain-containing protein, translating into MAVYYVVRGAKMKCNKGSNERKINIPVSHGSYANGNPILNKKDNTEQNISYFGVCEEKGCFVEKTEITVIDDKGNLKTGIKCVPQIVHDWIKTKGDTIVEGEPALTTDSVIYCCRGGNITFVTSGQDD; encoded by the coding sequence ATGGCGGTTTACTATGTAGTAAGAGGAGCAAAAATGAAGTGCAATAAAGGAAGTAATGAAAGAAAGATAAACATTCCTGTAAGTCATGGAAGTTATGCAAATGGTAATCCAATATTAAATAAAAAGGACAATACAGAACAAAACATAAGTTATTTTGGAGTATGCGAAGAAAAAGGTTGTTTTGTAGAAAAGACTGAAATAACAGTAATAGACGATAAGGGAAATTTAAAAACTGGCATAAAATGTGTACCACAAATAGTTCATGATTGGATAAAAACTAAAGGGGACACTATAGTGGAAGGTGAACCAGCACTTACAACAGATTCAGTAATATATTGTTGCCGTGGTGGCAATATAACTTTTGTAACTAGTGGACAAGATGACTAA
- a CDS encoding imm11 family protein: MDYFLLKQDKRYSNTPQILDLFKNFNTKDLNLVRADNIEDNNLLYVKSAQGIEYLDILYTPMFLVSEDLQKILSKYNSNIIFKMIALTDYKNLEQHIYYLPIFEEVQALSEESEFNLNKSVVKKIVLDENKIKNKKIFKVKESEQTLIVVRLDVAESILRRNFNGILLEKLEVKNK, translated from the coding sequence ATGGATTATTTTTTATTAAAACAAGATAAAAGATACTCTAATACTCCACAAATTTTAGATTTATTTAAGAATTTTAATACTAAAGATTTGAATTTAGTAAGAGCAGATAATATTGAAGATAATAACCTTCTTTATGTTAAATCAGCACAAGGAATTGAGTATTTAGATATTCTTTATACCCCAATGTTTTTAGTTTCAGAAGATTTGCAAAAGATATTATCAAAATATAATTCTAATATAATTTTTAAAATGATTGCATTAACTGATTATAAAAATTTAGAGCAACATATTTATTATTTACCAATATTTGAAGAAGTACAAGCTTTGAGCGAAGAATCAGAATTCAATTTAAATAAAAGTGTAGTTAAAAAAATAGTGTTAGATGAAAATAAAATTAAAAATAAGAAAATATTTAAAGTTAAAGAAAGTGAGCAAACTTTAATCGTTGTTAGATTAGATGTAGCAGAGAGTATATTAAGACGTAATTTTAATGGAATTTTATTAGAAAAATTAGAAGTGAAAAATAAATAA
- a CDS encoding contractile injection system protein, VgrG/Pvc8 family, giving the protein MSMEYVYTQGDILIEPYAFLKILELKVVKEINDHGKFYIKGIISEEISDDYVEKTGSYNIIKASLKDDKENITEIFKGIVTNISIDTFNNVRILEIEAQSQTFLMDLEKKSRSFQGECLTYAEIFNDINKIHNAQMIDYVTNSKTIDNMIVQYNETDWEFLKRLASHFNTVLIPECRLDGTKYYIGDDGPSTVYELDEFNYSVNKGIKEYKLKSREGSYELNDMNFVSYEVVTNRILNSLTSVAFKGRKLLICKSEFTLVKGLLFNKYILKDKDGSKVKKLFNENISGVSLEGYILDVTKDLVKVSLKIDAYSNTKETTIWLPYSTVFSSPDGTGWYCMPEIGDAIRLYFPDNIESNAYAISSVNLQSNNSSKRSDPSVKSIGTKYGKEIIMRPGAIDVISGNNSMCLSDNGGISINSNKSISMSGSSVNISGGYVSISGGGGVTISQNGAKLKIKDDIVMSGGKINTQ; this is encoded by the coding sequence ATGAGTATGGAATATGTATATACACAGGGAGATATATTAATAGAGCCCTATGCATTTTTAAAAATTCTAGAGTTAAAAGTAGTTAAAGAAATAAATGATCATGGAAAATTTTATATAAAAGGAATTATATCAGAGGAAATATCTGATGATTATGTAGAGAAAACAGGAAGTTATAACATAATAAAGGCATCATTAAAAGATGATAAAGAAAATATAACAGAAATTTTTAAAGGAATAGTTACAAATATATCAATAGACACTTTTAATAATGTAAGAATTTTAGAAATAGAAGCACAAAGCCAAACATTTCTAATGGATTTAGAAAAGAAAAGTAGAAGTTTTCAAGGTGAATGTTTAACATATGCAGAAATTTTTAATGATATAAACAAAATCCATAATGCTCAAATGATAGATTATGTAACAAATAGCAAAACCATTGATAATATGATTGTTCAATACAATGAAACAGACTGGGAGTTTTTAAAGAGGTTAGCATCTCATTTCAATACTGTGTTAATACCAGAATGCAGATTAGATGGAACTAAATATTACATAGGAGATGATGGACCAAGCACAGTATATGAGTTAGATGAATTTAATTATTCTGTAAATAAAGGCATAAAAGAGTACAAGCTAAAATCAAGAGAAGGTAGTTATGAATTAAATGATATGAATTTTGTTAGTTATGAAGTAGTTACTAATAGAATTTTAAATTCACTTACGTCTGTTGCTTTTAAAGGAAGAAAGTTATTGATATGTAAAAGTGAATTTACCTTAGTTAAGGGATTACTATTCAATAAATATATACTAAAAGATAAAGATGGGTCAAAGGTTAAAAAATTATTTAATGAAAATATATCAGGCGTATCTTTAGAAGGCTATATACTTGATGTTACTAAAGATTTGGTTAAAGTTTCACTTAAAATTGATGCTTATTCAAATACAAAAGAAACAACAATTTGGTTACCATACTCAACAGTATTTTCATCACCAGATGGAACAGGATGGTACTGCATGCCTGAAATTGGAGATGCAATAAGATTATATTTCCCAGATAATATTGAAAGCAATGCCTATGCTATAAGTTCAGTTAATCTACAATCAAATAATTCATCTAAACGTAGTGATCCATCTGTAAAAAGTATTGGAACAAAATATGGAAAAGAAATAATAATGAGACCAGGAGCTATAGACGTTATTTCAGGAAACAATTCAATGTGCTTAAGTGATAATGGTGGAATATCTATAAATAGTAACAAATCTATATCAATGTCTGGATCTAGTGTAAACATAAGTGGTGGTTATGTATCTATATCTGGTGGCGGTGGTGTCACAATATCTCAAAATGGAGCAAAACTAAAAATAAAAGATGACATAGTTATGAGTGGAGGTAAGATTAACACACAATAA
- a CDS encoding NADP-dependent isocitrate dehydrogenase: protein MEKIKMSNPLVEIDGDEMTRIVWGMIKDELLNPFIELNTEYYDLGLENRNATDDNVTVQAAEAIKKHKVGVKCATITPNSARVKEYNLKKMWKSPNGTIRAILDGTVFRAPIIVDVVKPYVRTWSKPITIARHAYGDIYKASEMKTEGKGKCELVFTAENGEEKRELIHNFNDDGVVMGMHNINKSIESFARSCFNYSIDLKQDLWFGAKDTISKKYDHTFKDIFEEIYENEYKEKFEALGIKYTYMLIDSAVANVIKSHGGMIWACKNYDGDVMSDMIAAAFGSIAMMTSVLVSPDGNYEYEAAHGTVQDQYYDHLKGKETSTNSIATIFAWSGALRKRGELDNNKELIDFANNLEIASLKTIENGIMTGDLAAIAIHDNIKKVSTFEFIKEIRKNLEVSL from the coding sequence ATGGAAAAAATAAAAATGTCTAATCCATTAGTTGAAATTGATGGAGATGAAATGACAAGAATAGTTTGGGGAATGATAAAGGACGAATTATTAAATCCATTTATCGAATTAAATACAGAATATTATGATCTAGGTTTAGAAAATAGAAATGCAACAGATGATAATGTTACTGTACAAGCAGCAGAAGCAATAAAAAAACACAAAGTAGGGGTTAAATGTGCAACAATAACTCCGAATAGCGCAAGAGTAAAAGAATATAATCTTAAAAAAATGTGGAAAAGTCCAAATGGAACTATTAGAGCTATTTTAGATGGAACAGTATTTAGAGCACCAATTATAGTTGATGTAGTTAAACCTTACGTTAGAACTTGGAGCAAACCAATAACAATAGCTAGACATGCTTATGGTGATATATACAAAGCATCTGAAATGAAAACAGAAGGTAAAGGTAAATGCGAACTTGTATTTACGGCAGAAAATGGTGAGGAAAAGAGAGAACTAATACATAACTTTAATGATGATGGTGTTGTTATGGGCATGCATAATATAAATAAATCAATTGAAAGCTTTGCAAGAAGCTGTTTTAATTATTCAATAGATTTAAAACAAGATTTATGGTTTGGAGCTAAAGATACAATCTCAAAAAAATATGACCATACTTTTAAAGATATATTTGAAGAGATTTATGAAAATGAATATAAAGAAAAGTTTGAAGCATTAGGTATAAAATATACTTATATGCTTATAGATTCAGCAGTAGCAAATGTAATAAAATCACATGGTGGAATGATTTGGGCTTGCAAAAATTATGATGGTGATGTTATGAGTGATATGATTGCAGCAGCATTTGGCTCAATAGCTATGATGACATCAGTTTTAGTTTCACCAGATGGAAATTATGAATATGAAGCGGCTCATGGAACAGTTCAAGATCAATATTATGATCACTTGAAGGGTAAAGAAACTTCAACTAATTCTATAGCAACAATATTTGCATGGAGTGGCGCACTTAGAAAAAGAGGAGAGCTAGATAATAATAAAGAGTTAATTGATTTTGCAAATAACCTTGAAATTGCATCTTTAAAAACAATAGAAAACGGAATAATGACAGGTGATTTAGCAGCAATTGCAATTCATGATAATATAAAAAAGGTTAGTACCTTTGAATTCATAAAAGAAATAAGAAAGAACTTAGAAGTAAGTTTATAA
- a CDS encoding YeiH family protein, with product MKQKIIDIIPGLLICIVIAILGKILGSFFPSIGGASFAIILGIILGNTVFNKSKYDKGSQFSEKDLLSYSIVLMGSTISFMEIKSLGFNGVLFIAIQMTLTILLTYFVGKKLGFSKKYSLLMASGNAVCGSSAIAAVAPTINADSKDKAISVTIVNLTGTILMFVIPLITMAVYKNSLTETSAMIGGTLQSVGQVIASAKFINEDVVTLATIFKIIRIIFLVVVVIIFSRFKVDENEDMSEKAIIEREKKAKVSVPWYIIGFFIFCIINSLGFVPTSIQKLFKLISSNFEIIALAAIGMRVKFEDLIKEGPKSMMYGLIVGSFQIIFALTLIKFIL from the coding sequence ATGAAACAAAAAATAATAGATATTATCCCAGGACTTTTAATATGTATAGTTATAGCAATACTCGGAAAAATATTAGGTAGCTTTTTTCCTTCAATTGGTGGAGCAAGTTTTGCAATTATATTAGGAATCATTTTAGGAAATACAGTATTTAATAAATCTAAATATGACAAAGGATCTCAGTTTTCAGAAAAAGATCTTTTATCATATTCAATAGTACTTATGGGATCAACTATAAGTTTTATGGAAATAAAATCACTTGGATTTAATGGCGTTTTATTTATAGCAATCCAAATGACTTTAACAATATTACTTACATATTTTGTTGGAAAAAAATTAGGTTTTTCTAAAAAATACTCATTACTTATGGCATCAGGAAATGCAGTTTGTGGATCATCAGCAATAGCAGCAGTAGCACCAACAATAAATGCAGATTCTAAAGATAAAGCTATTTCAGTAACTATTGTAAATTTAACTGGTACAATATTAATGTTTGTAATTCCATTAATTACAATGGCAGTATACAAAAATAGTTTAACAGAAACATCAGCTATGATTGGTGGAACTTTACAATCAGTAGGTCAAGTAATAGCATCAGCTAAGTTTATAAATGAAGATGTTGTTACATTAGCTACTATATTTAAGATAATAAGAATAATATTTTTAGTAGTAGTTGTTATAATTTTTTCAAGATTTAAAGTTGATGAAAATGAGGATATGTCAGAAAAGGCTATAATTGAAAGAGAAAAGAAAGCTAAAGTTAGTGTGCCTTGGTACATAATAGGATTCTTCATCTTTTGTATAATAAATAGTTTAGGATTTGTACCAACTTCAATTCAAAAATTATTTAAATTAATAAGCAGTAATTTTGAAATCATTGCATTAGCTGCAATTGGTATGAGAGTTAAGTTTGAAGATTTAATAAAAGAAGGACCAAAATCAATGATGTATGGATTAATCGTTGGAAGTTTCCAAATAATATTTGCTCTTACATTAATAAAATTTATCCTTTAA
- a CDS encoding LysR family transcriptional regulator: MNFRKLKIFYETATELNMTSVAKKLYISQPSISQAIHEIEEELEVRLFDRIGKKLYLTHEGEIYLNYTRRILNLYDESIRTINDINTNEKGKIKIGASTTIGIYILPDIIKGFLKEHSGIEISLAIDNTSNIEKMILENKIDFAYIEGTTNLDEIVQAKVWEDELIFISSLNHSWSKKERVSTKDIIKEKLIMREQGSGTREIIEAYLKNNNIDYKIFMELGNTEAIKKSVEANLGVSCLSSRSVDEKIKSGCLKGYRLKEGKITRDLRLIHHRDKFLNKNMKKFISYSLK, translated from the coding sequence GTGAATTTTAGAAAGTTAAAGATATTTTATGAAACAGCAACTGAATTAAATATGACTAGTGTAGCTAAAAAATTATATATAAGTCAACCTTCAATAAGTCAAGCAATACATGAGATAGAAGAAGAATTAGAAGTCAGACTATTTGATAGAATAGGTAAAAAACTTTATTTAACACATGAAGGTGAAATTTATTTAAATTATACAAGAAGAATACTTAATTTATATGATGAATCTATAAGAACTATTAATGACATAAATACAAATGAAAAAGGGAAAATAAAAATAGGCGCTAGTACAACTATTGGAATATACATATTACCTGATATAATAAAAGGATTTTTAAAAGAGCATAGTGGAATAGAAATTTCTCTAGCCATAGATAATACTTCAAATATAGAAAAAATGATATTAGAAAATAAAATTGACTTTGCTTATATTGAGGGAACAACTAATTTGGATGAAATAGTTCAAGCAAAGGTATGGGAAGATGAACTTATATTTATATCGAGCTTAAATCATTCTTGGAGTAAAAAAGAAAGGGTAAGTACAAAAGATATAATAAAAGAGAAACTTATAATGAGAGAACAGGGGAGTGGTACTAGGGAAATAATAGAAGCTTATTTAAAAAATAATAATATAGATTATAAAATATTTATGGAACTTGGAAATACAGAAGCTATTAAAAAAAGTGTAGAAGCTAACTTGGGTGTTAGTTGTTTATCTTCTAGAAGTGTAGATGAAAAAATAAAAAGTGGATGTTTAAAAGGATATAGATTAAAAGAAGGAAAAATAACTAGAGATTTAAGACTTATACATCATCGTGATAAATTTTTAAATAAAAATATGAAGAAATTTATAAGTTATTCACTAAAATAA
- a CDS encoding methyl-accepting chemotaxis protein, which produces MKKNIFYTKSKRENYKKDIIFLKNLSVKVKLRSSYIILSMLILLIALISIKSIDTVSKNSNKIYNINFKSIQTIDNINSNIKELDSYFMNIFMSSDVNESYKYSNKIKILLHQTNAFLENYETINTTEIETNKFIQLKEYANSLEKCSLDILQLIDSGNLSEANEIYNKDMLRIKNNVYDLLKTLINLSESNANKSSIENTKIFKSVLISTITIASIGLIISFILIFLIGKLIIKPLKEIENLAERMSKYDVSKNIELNSKDEFGRTGELLNRSQENIKGLISLIIQESYELSSLSEELSATVQEVNSKVDMIDTSTDEISNVMKQTNKTYNVINDSISSVNNNMEKLSYKAEEGNINANKIKSRAIIIKNDSEKAINNISEIYSNKENEILKAMEDVKVVSEIKKMADIIDNISKQTNLLALNASIEAARAGEAGKGFSVVANEVKRLAEESSNAVGTIKNTISKVESSVENLLVSSNDILKFIGEDINKNLKDYSNISSKYIDDGDFVSNMSKELAVLSKEVDNNMESVGKSIYNIGIDSNKSSKSINDIQNSLHDTSLSMKQVLMAAEEQATIALKIDDLIKNFMV; this is translated from the coding sequence ATGAAAAAAAATATATTTTATACAAAGAGTAAAAGAGAGAATTATAAAAAAGATATTATATTTTTAAAAAATTTAAGTGTAAAAGTTAAATTAAGATCTTCATATATTATATTATCTATGTTGATACTTTTAATAGCGTTGATTTCTATTAAAAGTATAGATACAGTAAGTAAAAATTCTAATAAAATTTATAATATAAATTTTAAATCTATACAAACTATAGATAATATTAATTCAAATATAAAAGAACTTGATTCATATTTTATGAATATATTTATGAGTTCTGATGTCAATGAGAGCTACAAATATTCAAATAAAATTAAAATACTATTACATCAAACTAATGCATTTCTAGAAAATTATGAAACCATTAATACAACAGAAATTGAGACAAATAAGTTTATCCAATTAAAGGAGTATGCAAATAGCTTAGAAAAGTGTTCTTTAGATATTCTTCAATTAATAGATTCCGGAAATTTAAGTGAAGCAAATGAAATATATAACAAAGATATGCTTAGAATAAAAAATAATGTTTATGATTTATTAAAAACTCTTATTAACTTGTCTGAAAGTAATGCGAATAAAAGTAGTATAGAGAATACTAAAATATTTAAATCCGTTTTAATAAGCACTATAACAATAGCTTCTATAGGTTTAATAATTTCATTTATATTAATATTTTTAATAGGTAAACTTATAATAAAGCCATTGAAGGAAATAGAAAATTTAGCTGAAAGAATGTCTAAATATGATGTTTCAAAAAACATAGAACTAAATAGCAAAGATGAATTTGGAAGAACAGGAGAGTTATTAAATAGATCGCAGGAAAACATTAAAGGCCTTATATCATTGATAATTCAAGAATCTTATGAGTTAAGTTCATTAAGTGAAGAATTATCAGCTACTGTTCAAGAAGTAAATTCAAAAGTAGATATGATAGATACATCAACAGATGAGATAAGTAATGTAATGAAGCAAACTAATAAAACTTATAATGTAATAAATGATTCTATTAGCAGTGTTAATAATAATATGGAAAAACTATCATACAAAGCAGAAGAGGGAAATATTAATGCAAATAAAATTAAAAGTAGGGCTATAATAATTAAAAATGATAGTGAAAAAGCAATAAATAATATATCAGAGATATATTCAAATAAAGAAAATGAGATTTTAAAAGCTATGGAAGATGTTAAAGTTGTAAGTGAAATTAAAAAAATGGCAGATATAATAGATAATATTTCAAAGCAAACAAATCTTTTAGCATTAAACGCCTCTATTGAAGCAGCTAGAGCTGGAGAGGCTGGAAAAGGATTTAGTGTAGTTGCAAATGAGGTAAAAAGACTTGCAGAAGAATCATCAAATGCTGTAGGTACTATAAAAAATACAATCAGTAAGGTTGAAAGTTCAGTAGAAAATTTATTAGTAAGTAGTAATGATATTCTAAAGTTTATAGGAGAAGATATAAACAAGAATTTAAAGGATTATTCTAATATAAGTAGTAAATATATTGATGACGGTGACTTTGTAAGTAATATGTCAAAAGAGTTAGCAGTTTTATCAAAAGAAGTAGATAATAATATGGAATCAGTTGGTAAGTCTATATATAATATTGGAATAGATAGCAATAAATCTTCTAAGAGTATTAATGATATTCAAAATAGTTTACATGATACATCACTTTCAATGAAGCAAGTTTTAATGGCAGCAGAGGAACAAGCTACTATAGCATTGAAAATTGATGATCTTATTAAAAATTTTATGGTTTAA